GAAAACCCAAAAAGCGAAAAAAGCTCATCACGGGTTGATCCCCGAGCACCTGCCGAAAGCATGGCAAAAACAGACTCGATACTATAGGGAGAAAGGCAAATATTCCCATCCTCTTCCTGCGCCACCGTTCGATACAGGGAAAATGCAAACTCTCCCTGCGCGGCAGAACCATCACGAACACCCATACAAACAAATCCCACAACTATCAAAAAAAACTCACCACACTACCGTCCTTTCAACTCATACTCCCATGAATATATTCCCCTGTGGTACCGCCATGAAAGAGAAAAGAGATATTACTGAACAAACAACAGGGTACGTACAGTCTCTTCTCCCTGCACACGGATAATATAATGTCCCCGCCCCATGTCAAGATTATTCAGGCAGAAGCGTTGCAGGCCCCGATCCAGCACGCCCCGGTGTACAGTGTGCACCAACTGTCCTTGCGGAGTAAAAATATCCACGCCATAAGCAGCACTCTCTTCAACCCGAAGATGTAATTCAGTTCCAGACACCGTGATATGAGGGATTCGCGGCTGTTGTGTTTCCATATCCCGAACACTATTGGTCTCTCCATTTTCTGCAAGACCAAAACGATTTGGAGCGCGGTAGTCTGACAGAGGAACGGGATTCTCAAGCCAGTCAACAAGCGTTGCATAGGGTACCACCCGTACTTCCTGAAAGGTGGTGATATATTCGGTAAACTCTTCCAAAACAGCCTTACGCTCTTCCAAAGGGACCGTAAAGTAATCACGGGAATCGGGATCATTTACCCCCGTATTATGAATTGAGTAGTAATCTGAGTGCACATTAATTGTAAGGGGAGAACGATTTCCCTGTAATCGCTGATGAAAAACAAACTTTAAAAGCTGCAAAACCTCTTCACGAGTATCAATGCTATTCCAGATATTAAAATCAAACCCCGTAACAGTTGATACTTCCAGATCATCGGGAATGGCATTAAAGTCGGTAAAATCAACCGGTGGTTTTTGGTAAACATTCACGGGAATCTGCCACATCCCTTCTACCCCGCGAGACGCTCGATAATTCGTTCCCTCGGGAACCCCTGCGTCCATAGTGTAGGGCCACCAATGCAATTTTCCCCCACGTGCTCTGCCGGGAGAATAGGCATAATCAACCCACCCCGTATCAGTTTGTTCCCCCGGACGAATACTGTAGTAATCAAAGCCACATTCAACGCTGCAATCATAGCGAAACCCCAATTTTTCCAAGGCCTCCATAGTTCCATCCCCATACTCAAGAAAGGGGGTTCGAAACCCCATGATCGAATCATGGGGAATCCCCATTTCATTGACAATAAAGGAATTTGCATTACCGATGGCCTCCAACCAGTAGTCAACACCCTTATTGGAAACGAACCGCTCATGGGCTTCTGTGTGATTAGCGATCTCATTTCCTTCAGCATAGGCCTGAAGCCATGCATTTTTAACCCCCTCTGGGGTCTGATTATTCAGTTCTCCCCCGGGAGTAGCAAAATTGGTGGTAATAAAGAACGTACCTCGCACAGCAGAACCATCATAGTTTCGCATATCCCGAGTGTAATCAAGTACCCACTCCACGCCATCAGCGTAGGCATTATCATCCCAGCCAAAGCTCACAAAGAGCGGAACCTCTTCTACGGAAAGCCCCCCAGGAGGATCTATACGATACAGACCTCCCCCAAACAACAGTGCAGGAATAAGAACAAAAACCCCAATAAGACAGGTCATAGAGACTCCTTAAGCAACATAATGAAACTCACCTTATAATAATAGAAAAAAAGAGAATTATCATAAATAATTACCCCCGATACAATAGTTTTCGCAAATTAGCCACATGTTTTTTACTATATTTAGGAAAAAACTATCATGGAACGTATATGGATGCTGTAATTATTGGATCTGGTCTTTCAGGACTCACCACGGCTGCCTTTCTCACTAAGCAGGGCTTTCGCACAACTCTTCTGGAACAACATTATCAACCCGGTGGTTATGCGCATAACTTCTCTCGGCGCGGCTACCGCTTCGAAGCAGCCATTCACACCGCCCCCC
The sequence above is a segment of the Chitinivibrio alkaliphilus ACht1 genome. Coding sequences within it:
- a CDS encoding polysaccharide deacetylase family protein, translating into MTCLIGVFVLIPALLFGGGLYRIDPPGGLSVEEVPLFVSFGWDDNAYADGVEWVLDYTRDMRNYDGSAVRGTFFITTNFATPGGELNNQTPEGVKNAWLQAYAEGNEIANHTEAHERFVSNKGVDYWLEAIGNANSFIVNEMGIPHDSIMGFRTPFLEYGDGTMEALEKLGFRYDCSVECGFDYYSIRPGEQTDTGWVDYAYSPGRARGGKLHWWPYTMDAGVPEGTNYRASRGVEGMWQIPVNVYQKPPVDFTDFNAIPDDLEVSTVTGFDFNIWNSIDTREEVLQLLKFVFHQRLQGNRSPLTINVHSDYYSIHNTGVNDPDSRDYFTVPLEERKAVLEEFTEYITTFQEVRVVPYATLVDWLENPVPLSDYRAPNRFGLAENGETNSVRDMETQQPRIPHITVSGTELHLRVEESAAYGVDIFTPQGQLVHTVHRGVLDRGLQRFCLNNLDMGRGHYIIRVQGEETVRTLLFVQ